From the Helicobacter mustelae genome, the window GTCGCTTTGGTGGAGTGAGTGGTTGTGGTGTTTTATGGAATCTAGAGATCTTTAATCCAAAATCTTTGCCTTATTTTTTTAAAAAAGAATGCTTTATTGATGCAATGGGTATTCGTAATAATGATGATTCTTGGATATCGAATTCTTGCCTAGAGTTAGGAGTGCCCATAGAGGCAGTTTATGAAAATTTTTTGGATGCATTTAGGGAGGGACTCATCTCCTTGCCTAGTGGAAAAATCCATGCAGTCACCTCAGCCCCTTCAGAATTTAACATCACGGGTGCACGCATCAAAAACGAACATGTGCGAAAGATCATCAGAGATGCGCTGCAAGAGCGCTCCCTCAAAGAATTAAAATCCCAAGGGCAGTAGAATGTTGTATTTGTGTATCTCCTTTGTTTTTTGGCTGTTTTTTAGTTTTTTGGTGATTTTTTCAATTTTCCTAGCATTGTCAAGCCATGGGGTTGCCACTTAGAGGCGAGTGCAGCGTGTCTATCAAGAGCTAGGGGTGTTTTGATAGAGAAGAGTGGGGGGGTGAGTAGCTTGAGCCACAGGGAATTTTTATGAGAATTTTGATGAGTGATGTTTTTCTGAAGATGCTGCAGATTTTGGTGAGCAACATAAGAAACCTAGCTGCAGAAATGCAAAAATATGGGAACAAATTTGTGAATGTGTGAATAAATTTGTGAGAGAAGAGAGAAAAAGATGGGAAAAAGACTATGAGTGAAACTTCCCTACAAGTTAGGTCGGGGAGACCATTCCTCTTTTGGGATTTTAGAAGGAGGGTGTAAAAATGTGTGAAAAAAACATAAAAGAAAGATAGGAAAAAGAGCAGGGTGCAGGCTCTTTTTCGGAGGAATTAGATTTTTGGCTTGAGTTATTGCATCTTGGTGTGGATTTTTAGGATGGTTTCATAGCCCTGATTGATGGCGATGGCGATGGAAGCACCATTTTTGGACAAAATGTCTCCGATGGCAAAAATATTTTCCACAGAGGTTTCATAGTCTTTGGTGATGGGGAGATCGTTTGAGTCGAGCTCTAGCCCGCATTTTTTGAGGAAATCCACGGGCGTGGATCCGCCGATGGCATAGACAATCTTGTCAAATGCCTCACTGGTGCCATCATCAAAAAATGCCACTGCCCTGCCTTCTTTTTCTTCGAGTTTTTCGATGTTGAGGCCAAGTTTGGTTTTGAGATTTTTGCTCATGGAATCTTTCAGATTCTTGGCGTTGATTTCATTGATTCGATTGAATTCTTTGCGTCGATAGTTGAGCGTGGTGTCTGTGATATCAGCCAAGGCTGTGGCATATTCCACTGCTGAATTTCCGCCCCCGACTACTAGCACCTTTTCTCCCTCAGCGATACTATTGACATTGTAGGTGACTTTTTTGAGCAAGGTTGGCGGGATTTTGTAATCTGGCTTATTGGGTTGGCCCATTTTTCCAATCGCAATGATGACAAATTTGGCCAAAAATGTCTCGTTGCCAGTAGAGGTGAGCTCAAAATACTGGTCTTTTTTCACAACTTTTTCGATGTCTGTACCATATTTGGGAGCGATGGAATATTGCTCTAGCAGCGCATCAAATAACCCAAGAGAGCTTTCCTTATCCCCATCGCCAAATGCAATGGAGCCTTTGAGATCTACGACTTGACCTTTATAATCTTTGTCCACCCTCTTGCCATCTTTGTAAAATTTTCGGATTGTGGCAGAATGCTCATGGGTTTTTTCAAATAAAATGATATTTTCAATGCCCAGTACCTTAGCCTCGATGCTCGCAGCAATCCCACCAGGACCTGCGCCAATAATTGCAATATCATAAATTTTTTCCATTTTTTTCCTTTCCGTTTTTATTTTTTTGCTCTTGTTTTATGGCTTGATTGAGATCCTCTGTGCTATCAAAAAGCACAATTCCCTGGAGCATTTTTTTTTCATCATCAAACTGCCCGGTTTTGAGTCCCCATAAAAATACAAGAAACCCAAGCAGACCAATTAACAAAGACACAAAAAGCATAACGATTAAAAGTGTTGTGTTCATATTATCTCAAAAAAAGGTAAAAATTTCTCTACGCTTAGACCCATTGCTGTGGAGAGCAGGCCATTTTGCTTCAAGATATATTTTTTGTGAAATCCCTCTACCATCACACCTCCTGCCTTGCCATTCCACAATCCAGAATCTAGGTATTTTTGTAGGTCTTTTTCTTTAAAATCCCCTAGCCAAAGCCTTGTCTTAGAGACATCGCAAACCTCCAAATTTTTGGATTTGAGGATCTGGGCTGTGATGATGGTAATCTCCCTGCCACTTTGAAGCTCTAGCATGGCTTTTGCCTGCTCTTTTGTCTGTGCTTTGCGCTGGAGTTTCCCCTCTACCTCAATCACGCTATCTGCCACCAGGATGGCATTTTGTTTGAGTTCTTTGATTTCCTTGAGTACGCTCTCTAGCTTGAGTCTGCAGGCTTGATAGGCAAAGGATTTAGGCGTGATGGTAGAAATTTTTTCTTCTTCAAATGCTAGGGGATACTGCTCAAATACCACACCAAAATCCTCTAGCAAGGTCTTGCGGGTGGGAGAGCTTGATGCAAGCAGCAGCATTTAGAGCTTTTCCTTGGCATAAAGGATTGCACTCTGCAGCGCTGCTTTTATCTTGCTATGCTCCTTCCCGCCAGCAGTGGCAAAATCATCCCTCCCTCCGCCATTTCCTCCAAGGATTTGGGCTGTCTTTTTCACCCAGTCATCCGCTTTGATGTTGGTGTTTTTGCTTCCCGCAGCAATCGCTAGATTTTTCTCATTGATGAGCAGAATCGCCACCTTGTCATAATGATTTTTTGCCTCATCAATGAGTTTCTTAATCTCTGTGCTTTCTGTGATTTGCACGATGAGGGAGATACCATTGATTTGCTGGACTTGCAAGGAGGTGTCTTTTTTTGGGTTTTGCAGCTGCTTTTCCAGGGTTTTGATTTTTTCTTTGAGTTTTGCAACGCCTAGCATCATGTCTTGATTTTTTAGGATTTCTTTGATTTGCTGATTGTGCAGCAGGGATTCCTTGGCATGGAGGTATCCTGCATTTCCGCACACCGCCTCGATGCGACGCACTCCACTAGAAACGCCATTCTCTTTGGTGATGTAAAAATTCCCAATGAATCCTGTGTTTTGGACATGGATCCCACCACAAAGCTCGCAACTCTCTTCTCCAAAGCTCACCACTCGCACATTCTCTCCATATTTTTCTCCAAATAATGCGATAGCTCCCCGCGTCTTTGCTTGCCCTATCTCCATATGCTCCACCCTTGCAGGCAGATTCTTGGCAATGAGTGCATTGACGCTATCTTGGATTTCTAATAATTCCTCTTTGGTGATGGGGCGAGGGAAGCTAAAATCAAAACGCAGGCGATTTGCCTCTACCAAACTTCCTGCTTGGGCCACCTGTGAGCCAAATTTTTCGCGCAAAATAGCATGCAAAAGATGTGTGGCAGAGTGATGTTTTGCGATTTCTTGGCGACTATGATCTACTAGCACTTCATAGATTTCCCCAACTTTGAGGGGTTTTTTTGGAGAAATTTGACTAATATTTAGTCCAAAATATTTTTTTGTATCCAAGATTTTAGCGATGCATTCCCCATTCTCAAGCAAGACTCCCCTATCTCCGATAGCCCCGCCACTCTCTGGATAGAGTGGAGTGGTGTCTAAGAGGATGTAACCCTCTTTTTGCAGGATTTCTTGACGCTCTAAATTCTCATCAAAAAGCGCTAAAATCTTGCTGTGATGTCGGTCATGTGTGTAGCCATTAAAAATATTGCTACCAAATTCCTGCAGGACTTGTTTAAAATCTCCTTTGATGAGAGGATCTCCACTGCCCTTCCAAGAGCTTTTTGCGAGTTGTTTTTGTTTTTGCATGCTGGATTCAAAGCCAGCAAGATCAAGCTCTAGATTTTCTTCTTTGAGCATGTCTTGGGTGAGATCTAGTGGGAAACCAAAGGTATCATAGAGCCTAAAGGCTATATTGCCATCAAATACTTTCTCTCCCATTTCTCGCATGCGCTCTAGCTCTTTTTTGAAAAGATGGATGCCCTGCTCAATGGTCTCAAAAAATCTTTCTTCTTCCATCTTTGTTTGCATGCTAATGAAGTTTTTTTGCTCTAACAAATAAGTATAAAATCCTCCCATTTCCTCGCAGACTTTTTCCACAATACGATAAAAAAATGCCCCCTCAAATCCTAGTAAATACCCATGTCGAACGGCACGACGCAAGATCCTGCGTAGGACATATCCGCGCCCCTCTTTGTCAAAATTGCTGCCTTGAGCAAGTAAAAATGCCACAGCCCTGGCGTGATCGGCGATCACGCGGTAACTCGCTCCACTCTCATAATGATAGGGTTTGCCGCAGAGTTTTTCGACTTCTTTGATGAGCGGCATGAATAAATGCGAATCAAAATTGCTCTCCTTCCCCTCTAGCAGCGCACTCACACGCTCAAGCCCCATGCCTGTGTCGATGCTGGGTTTTGGCAGTGGGATGAGTGTGCCATCGCTCTTGCGCTCATATTGCATGAAGACAAGATTCCAGATTTCCAAAAATCTATCTCCATCCCCTCCAAAATAATCTTCAGAGCTAGCAAAACTAGAGCCTTGATCTACAAAAATCTCGCTGCATGGTCCACATGCCCCAGTATCACCCATTTGCCAAAAATTATCCTTATCACCCATGCGTTTGATTCTATCTGGATTTACATATTTGCTCCAGATCTCAAAAGCCTCATCATCACTCTCATGGATGCTGATATAAAGTACCTCTTTGTCAAAGCCTAACACCTCTGTGACAAATTCCCAGGCATAGGCGATTGCTTCTTTTTTGAAATAATCTCCAAAGGAAAAATTTCCAAGCATCTCAAAAAGTGTGTGATGGCGGCGTGTAAAGCCAACATTTTCTAGATCATTATGCTTGCCTCCAGCACGGATGCACAGCTGCGAGCTTGTGGCACGCGGGATGCTTGGAGTGGGGATTTTGCCCGTAAAAATATCCTTGAATTGCACCATACCCGCATTGGTAAAAAGCAGGCTTGCATCCTCTGGCACAAGGGGCATGCTTGCATAGACTTGATGACCTTTGCTCTGAAAAAAATCCAAAAATTTTTTACGAATATCTAACATAAAAACTCCATTGCTATTGGTCTAGAAAAATCGCTTAATTATATAGAAAAACTGCCAAAAAGTCCCCAAAAACCTGCGTGATTTTAGACTGGCAGCAAGACTTTGGTAAATGCAGAATTTCTGAATATTAAAAAGAAAATTCGCATTTTCTGCTAGAATTTGCCAAAATCAAACAAGGGAGGAAGGATGTTTCCTTTTGGAGATGAGGAATTGCAAAAACCCGTTGAAATGAGTATAGAAAAAACTCGCCCCCATCTTTTGGCTGATGGCGGGGATATTGCGATTTTGGGGATTCGTGGCCCTTGTGTGTATGTGCGATTAAAGGGTGCATGTGTGGGTTGTGCGCATTCTCATATCACGCTTAAAAATGCCATTGAACGTCAGCTCAAAATCGACATCCATCCAGACATGAAGGTTGTGCATGTGCCAGATGGTCGGGATTGGAAGGAATTTATTCAGAATTAAAGGAAGTATTTTGGCAATCAATAATCCCAAAAAGCGCATTTTACTCCGCAAGGGTTTCACGTTTTTTGAAACCAGGAACTACAAGGATGCTATGTCTTACTTCACTGAGGCGCTAGAGCTTGACAAGGAGGATCTAGAGGCAAGGATTGGGGTTTTGCTCACGGATCTGGCAGCAGATTTCCCTAATGAGGCGCATGGGTTTTATGAGCTCTATCAGACCATGCTAAGCAGCAATCCTCGTAGTCTGAGAGAAAAAATCCAGCAAAATATTTTGGATGGGATCAAGTCTTTTGACAATGGGTTAGAGAAGCTCTCAGCGGTATTTTTTGATGCACAAAAAGATCTTAAAGCAGAGCAGATTGATGGGATCTTATACAAGGATTTCAAAGAAATGTATGAATGCAAGGGCTTCAAAGAGACTTTTGAGAACTTGCTCTTTAGCACCAAAATTGTTTTTACCAACAAGGAAGATTTTTATGAATTTTTAAACACGCTGCTAGATTATGGATATTCGGAATTTTGTTTGCAATATATCGAAAGCATGCGCAGTGCAATCTTTTATGATGCGTATTTGGAGCAGATTTTAAGACGATTGGCGGAGGGGGTATGAAGATAGAGCGCAGCATAGAATTTCGAGGCAAAAAATATGCATTTTTGAGTGATGATAGCAGGGAAGCGCAAAGCGATGAAGCAGTGTTGTTTGTGGAAACAAGCAGGAATGCTTTTTTTGCAGAGCAGATGCGCAAAGAGGGTAGGGATATTTTGCATTATAGGGACTTGAAGGAATATTTCACCTTCCCTGCCCAAATCATTGGTATCACTGGAACCAATGGTAAAACCACTACTGCAAATTTGATTTATCATGTTTTGCTAAAAAATGGCAAAAAATGCGCAATGCTGGGCACCCAGGGGCTGTTTTTTGGAGGCAAGCAGATAAAACCCAAGGGCCTTACCACCCCTGGCATTTTGGAATTGTATGAAGATTTAGCACTGCTTCATGAACTAGGTTGTGAGGTTTTGGTCATGGAGGTGAGCTCGCATGCCATTTCTCAAGATCGCATTTTTGGGCTAGATTTTGCAGCAAAAATTCTCACAAATATTACAAGCGATCATCTGGATTATCACAAGACTTTAGCGTCTTATATCGCAACGAAAAATGCATTTTTGAGTGATGGTGGGCTAAAAATCATTAACAAAGATGAAGAGAATGCCAATTTTTCTCCAAAAAATACCAAGAGTTATGGGGTGAAAAACCCTTGTGATTTACAGGCAAAAAATTTTGATAAAAATCACGCGACCTTGCAATATCAGGGCAGGGAATATATGCTAAAAATGCCCCTATATGGTCTACACAATCTCTACAATATCATGGCTTGTGTGCTTTGTGTGCGCGAGCTTTTTGGGCTAGAGATGGAGCAAATCCTCTCGTCTTTGCAAGATTTTGGTGGCGTGAGTGGTCGCATGGAAGTGGTCTGTCAAAATCCCATGGTGATCGTGGATTTTGCCCATACACATGATGGAATCGAGAAAATTTTGCAGGGGTTTTTAGGGCAGAGTCTGAGCGTGGTTTTTGGTGCAGGAGGGGATAGAGATAGGAGCAAGCGTCCGTTAATGGGTGGAGTGGTGAGAAAATATGCCAAAAAGATCTATGTCACTAGTGACAATCCTCGCAGCGAAGATCCTATGAGCATCATCAGGGATATTTTGGAAGGCATTGAGGATAGGGAGGGTGTGGTGGTGCTGCCTGATAGATATGAGGCCATAAAAAAAGCATTAGATCATCAAGAGCCTGGGGAGATTTTGTTTGTACTTGGAAAGGGGGATGAGACTCATCAGATCCTAGCAGATCGGGTGGTGGATTTTGATGATCGGATGGTGATTAGGGAGTTGTTATCTTGTAGATTGGTTTGAATCCTAGTTTGACATGGTGTTGTGATTGGGTTTTTTCAAGGGGGATTTGATGTGGGGTTTGCACGGGATTGTATGAGTGATTTTTTCTGTGCATTGAATTCTTGTTGCGCTTTTTAGACGTAGTTTTTTTTGCGATTAGGATGCTCAGTGCACACGTTTGTGTGGAATCCTGTCTGGTTGAATTTAGGGCTTATGGGATCTGTTGCGTTTGGATTGTTGATTGAATAAAAAATGACTTTTTATCAAAGCTTGATTGATAAGAAGCTGAATTTTCCAAGAAAGCGGACGGTTTGAGTATGAAGCCTTTGGGAAAGTAGGCCCGCTAGAATTCTTCTGGGGATTTGTGGTTTTTAAGGGGGGAATCTTTGGGACTCAATCCCAAAGATTCCCTTGGTTTTTATTTCTTAGGCGGAATGCCCACTTCAAATTTGAATGTATGGGTGTCTGATCCCACTTGCACTCTCAACTGCAAGGGAGATTCGTTTGTAAGCTTTCGAAGGGCCACTGCGACAAATCCACTAGTGAAGCCTGTTTTATGTAGTGTGCTCTTTCTGAAATAATGTGCTGCCAAGATTCTTCTGCTGTATTCAGCCTCGCGATAATAGTTTCCATTCATATTGAAACCACCACCATAAAACCCTCCAAGAGGAGCCATGAAAGGTGAATATGTGAAGAATATCGGGTAGGGATTGGGGAAATATTGAGGATTGTTCATTGGCGGCATACTGATGTTGAAATTCTGTAGGAGTGCCTGGAAATCGTAGTTGCTTGCAATCACTTCCTTGCTGGTTAGCACATGGAATGTTTGCACATTTTGGAAAAATTGAAGATTTGCAACATCAAAGATGATGGGTTCATCTGACTTGACCTGCACATAGAACAACAATGGCACACTGCTATTGAAATCGATTTGACCAAGCTTGATCTGCACTGTGGAGTGCTCCTTCTTAGATGTGAGAATTTTTTCCCCATCGTTGAAGTGGTATTTTGCTTCCGGAGTAATCTCATAAACGGTACCGCATCCCACGAAGAGAAAGGTTAGCAATAACAAAAAGCGTTTCATTTTGGTATCCTCATATTTTTTTATAATACAATTACACTACAATACTACCATAAAAAATCAAAATTGATTGAAAAAAGTGAAAGATGAGGTGGCTATGCAAACCATTCAGTTATCCCATGGTAGTGGAGGGGCTCAGACAAATGAGCTGATTGAGCGAGTGTTTCAAAAATACTTGAGGGAATTTCTGTGCGATGTCGGGGAAGATGCAGGGGTGTTTGGAGCAGCCAGTGAATGCAAATATGCCACAAGCACGGATTCCTATGTCATCAGTCCTTTGTTTTTCAGTGGTGGAGATATTGGCAAGCTTAGCATCTGTGGCAGTAGCAATGACGTGGCTATGCGTGGTGCTAAGCCCAAGTATTTCAACATTGGCTTTATTTTGGAGGAGGGGTTAGAGATTGGAGTGCTTGAGGGGATTCTAGCATCCATGGCCAAAGAACTCAAAAAAACAGATCTCAAAATTTTATCCGCAGATACCAAGGTCGTAGGACGCGGGCATGTGGACAAAATCTTTGTTAACACTACTGCAATTGGCGAGGTCATCCGGGATGTTGGTATCAAGCAATTGAGGGAGGGTGATGTGATTTTACTCAGCGGAGGTATTGGCGCACATCATGGTGTGATTTTTTGTGCACGTAATGAAATTAGTCTGCATTCTAGCCTCCAAAGTGATTGCAAGCAGCTCTATCCCCTGCTAGAGCCTTTGTTTCGCAGCGAGATTCCTCTGCATACGCTGCGGGATGCCACGCGCGGGGGCATTGCTTCTGTGCTAAATGAATGGGCCCAGAGTGCAGATCTTGATATCTTGATAGAGGAGGAAAAAATTCCTATCTGCCAGGAGGTGCAGGGGATTTGCGAGATGCTGGGGTTAGATGTGTATGCGCTGGCCAATGAGGGTGCTTGCGTGCTAGCAGTGCCAAAAGATTTTGCCATGCAGGCTTTAGATCTTTTGCGTAGGCATGAGGATGGCAAAGATGCAAGCATCATTGGTGAGGTGCGTGCTAAGTCTGGTAGCATCGCGCGTGTGGTGCTGCAAAATGCCTGGGGAAGCAAGAGGTTTTTGGACTATCCCCAGGGGGAATTACTGCCAAGGATTTGCTAGTATTTCCTTTATGCTGGCATGGGTTTTTCTAAGTTTTGTTTTTCTGTGATTTTTTGAAAATTTGTCAGTGTGGCTTGCATTTGCGAAGTTCTTCCTGCGTCGCACAAACCCGCTCAAAACTAACCAAAGCAAACAAGATTGGTAAGCAAAGAAGCGCCAAGTAAATCCAGCTAGGTTTTATTTTTCTATCTTTTGCATGTCATAAATAGCACATGAATCTTCTTTATATGAGTCTAGTTAGCCACTTGTGATTGATTTATCCATAGCTCCGCCAAGCTTTTGTCTCTTATACCCTACTCCATGGGAGGGATTTCTCTGCGTGTAGAGGGATGATTTCCCCATCCTTTGTTTTGACTGCTTTGGGGATGGTGCAGGGAGTTTTTTGAAAATCAAAAATTCTCTCCTTTTCCAAAGTGATTTGATAATTTTTGATGGCATTATCACTCACAAAGGCCTGCAGATTTTCCAGTGCGCCATGCTCTTCAAAGAGTGTGATGAGAGATTCTAAAAGACAGGGAGCAGAAAAAATCCCCGCCGCACCATTTTGTAGTTTGCTTTGGAGCAAATGAGGTGCGCTATCTGAGCCAAAGCAAACCTTTGGATGTGCGCTTAAGGCGAGCTCTAGGAGTTTTTCTTTGTCTTTTTTGGTTTTGAGGATGGGTTTGCAAAAATGATGGGGGGAGAGATTTTTTCCCAAGAGATCATCTAAATCCATCGTGATATGATGCAGCGTCAATGTCGCAAAAATATTTTCAAAATCTTCCAAAAGTCTGATGCTGCGATGATCGCTCATGTGTTCTATGATGATTTTTAGCTTCGGATAGCACTTGGCCAGTGTTGTAAAAACGCTTGCAAATTCATATTCCCGATCCATGCTAAAGCCATTGCTTTCCCCATGGATGCTGAGGATGAAGCCTAGTTCCTGGGCGATTTCTAATACCTCCAAAACCTGTGCATCTAGAATGTTTTGGATCCCATCACTAGAATTTGTGGTCGCACCCTTGGGATAGAGCTTTAAGATTTTATAGCTTGAGGCTCTGGCAACTTCGAGCTCTTTTGCATGTAGGCCTTGGGTGATATAAAGTGTCATGAGTGGCTGAAAATCTGGGGCTAGTGCGCGGATTTGGGATTCATAATTTTTTGCATCCTTTGTCGTGCACACAGGAGTTTTGAGGTTTGGCATGATGACTCCTGCGGCAAAACTCTTTGAAGTGTAGGGGAGCACGCTTGCTAGCATATCGCCCTCTCGCAGGTGCAAATGCATATCCAGGGGATTTTTGAGAGAAAAATTTTGCATGAAATTCCTTTTTTGCCTTTTTGTTATTATAGTGCAAGCTTTGCAATTTTTCTAATTCCAAGCAATGCAGATGTGGGAGGAATTCGGTCAAAATCGCACGCTCAAAGTAAAAACGAGGTACCCACAAAAAATGCACCAAAAATGTGGAGGAGGAGAGGTGAAATGTGAGAGGGGTTAGGGATTGAGATTAGAGTGTAAAAAGGCAAAAATAGCCTGCAATTCTGTATCAGTGAGATGATATTTTGGCATGACGCCCTTATCCATAAGTGTTCTTTTTTTGAAGGTTTCAAAATCCAGCACAGTGATGTCTGGGGCTTTGAGGATTTTGGGGATATTTTTATGCTTATAGCTTGCAATCACCCCACCACGTCCATCGCTGCCATGACAGTGGATGCAGCCGATTCCACGGGGGTTTTTGTAGAGTTCTTTGCCATACTCTTCGATGGTAATGAAGCTTTCTTCTTTTGCAAAAAGCGCTGCAAAAAACAAAACCCCAAGAGTTTTTTTCTTCATTTGGTTGCCACCTTTTTCTTCTTTGCTATAACTTTTATTCTTGCTATAATTATAGTAAAAATATCCTAAAGGGAAAGAATGATTTTATTGGATGGAAGGGCGGTGGCAGAGGAAAAAGAAAAAGAGCTGATGCAAGAAGTAGAGGAGCTGCATCAAAAAAATATTATTCCCACATTGGCTGTGATTTTGGTAGGCAATGACTCTGCGAGTGCCTCCTATGTGAATATGAAGACAAGGGCATGTCACCGCATCGGGATTGATTCTGTGACGCAAAAATATCATACAAATATCACGCAGCACCAAGTGCTTGATGCCATTAAGAAGCTCAATGATGACTTCAATGTTGATGGGATTTTGGTGCAGCTGCCCTTGCCAGGACATATCAACACTCAAGAGATTTTAGAGGCCATTGATCCTGCTAAGGATGTAGATGGATTCCATCCTTATAACATTGGCAGGATGCACGCAGGGATTCCTGCATTTGTGCCTGCCACTCCTATGGGCGTCATGCAATTGCTCAAATATTATAAGATTGAGATTTTGGGCAAAAATGTCGTCATCATTGGGGCTAGCAATATCGTGGGCAAACCCCTGGCTGCCTTGATGCTCCAAGAGGGCGCTACCATTAGCCTGTGCCACATCCACACCAAAGACATTGCATTGCATGCAAAAGAGGCAGATATTGTGTGCGTGGGAGTGGGTAAGGCAGGGCTACTCAAAAAAGAGATGATTAAAGAGGGTGCAGTGGTTATAGATATTGGCATCAATCGCCTAGAAGATGGGAGATTGGTGGGGGATGTGGATGCGCTTGTTGCCAAAAAAAGCTCTTATTTTACCCCTGTTCCTGGCGGTGTAGGACCCATGACAATTTCTGCGCTTTTGCAAAATACAATCCAAGCTGCAA encodes:
- the pyrC gene encoding dihydroorotase; the protein is MQNFSLKNPLDMHLHLREGDMLASVLPYTSKSFAAGVIMPNLKTPVCTTKDAKNYESQIRALAPDFQPLMTLYITQGLHAKELEVARASSYKILKLYPKGATTNSSDGIQNILDAQVLEVLEIAQELGFILSIHGESNGFSMDREYEFASVFTTLAKCYPKLKIIIEHMSDHRSIRLLEDFENIFATLTLHHITMDLDDLLGKNLSPHHFCKPILKTKKDKEKLLELALSAHPKVCFGSDSAPHLLQSKLQNGAAGIFSAPCLLESLITLFEEHGALENLQAFVSDNAIKNYQITLEKERIFDFQKTPCTIPKAVKTKDGEIIPLHAEKSLPWSRV
- the alaS gene encoding alanine--tRNA ligase; the protein is MLDIRKKFLDFFQSKGHQVYASMPLVPEDASLLFTNAGMVQFKDIFTGKIPTPSIPRATSSQLCIRAGGKHNDLENVGFTRRHHTLFEMLGNFSFGDYFKKEAIAYAWEFVTEVLGFDKEVLYISIHESDDEAFEIWSKYVNPDRIKRMGDKDNFWQMGDTGACGPCSEIFVDQGSSFASSEDYFGGDGDRFLEIWNLVFMQYERKSDGTLIPLPKPSIDTGMGLERVSALLEGKESNFDSHLFMPLIKEVEKLCGKPYHYESGASYRVIADHARAVAFLLAQGSNFDKEGRGYVLRRILRRAVRHGYLLGFEGAFFYRIVEKVCEEMGGFYTYLLEQKNFISMQTKMEEERFFETIEQGIHLFKKELERMREMGEKVFDGNIAFRLYDTFGFPLDLTQDMLKEENLELDLAGFESSMQKQKQLAKSSWKGSGDPLIKGDFKQVLQEFGSNIFNGYTHDRHHSKILALFDENLERQEILQKEGYILLDTTPLYPESGGAIGDRGVLLENGECIAKILDTKKYFGLNISQISPKKPLKVGEIYEVLVDHSRQEIAKHHSATHLLHAILREKFGSQVAQAGSLVEANRLRFDFSFPRPITKEELLEIQDSVNALIAKNLPARVEHMEIGQAKTRGAIALFGEKYGENVRVVSFGEESCELCGGIHVQNTGFIGNFYITKENGVSSGVRRIEAVCGNAGYLHAKESLLHNQQIKEILKNQDMMLGVAKLKEKIKTLEKQLQNPKKDTSLQVQQINGISLIVQITESTEIKKLIDEAKNHYDKVAILLINEKNLAIAAGSKNTNIKADDWVKKTAQILGGNGGGRDDFATAGGKEHSKIKAALQSAILYAKEKL
- a CDS encoding UDP-N-acetylmuramoyl-L-alanyl-D-glutamate--2,6-diaminopimelate ligase, encoding MKIERSIEFRGKKYAFLSDDSREAQSDEAVLFVETSRNAFFAEQMRKEGRDILHYRDLKEYFTFPAQIIGITGTNGKTTTANLIYHVLLKNGKKCAMLGTQGLFFGGKQIKPKGLTTPGILELYEDLALLHELGCEVLVMEVSSHAISQDRIFGLDFAAKILTNITSDHLDYHKTLASYIATKNAFLSDGGLKIINKDEENANFSPKNTKSYGVKNPCDLQAKNFDKNHATLQYQGREYMLKMPLYGLHNLYNIMACVLCVRELFGLEMEQILSSLQDFGGVSGRMEVVCQNPMVIVDFAHTHDGIEKILQGFLGQSLSVVFGAGGDRDRSKRPLMGGVVRKYAKKIYVTSDNPRSEDPMSIIRDILEGIEDREGVVVLPDRYEAIKKALDHQEPGEILFVLGKGDETHQILADRVVDFDDRMVIRELLSCRLV
- a CDS encoding NifU family protein — encoded protein: MFPFGDEELQKPVEMSIEKTRPHLLADGGDIAILGIRGPCVYVRLKGACVGCAHSHITLKNAIERQLKIDIHPDMKVVHVPDGRDWKEFIQN
- a CDS encoding c-type cytochrome — encoded protein: MKKKTLGVLFFAALFAKEESFITIEEYGKELYKNPRGIGCIHCHGSDGRGGVIASYKHKNIPKILKAPDITVLDFETFKKRTLMDKGVMPKYHLTDTELQAIFAFLHSNLNP
- the hypE gene encoding hydrogenase expression/formation protein HypE; this translates as MQTIQLSHGSGGAQTNELIERVFQKYLREFLCDVGEDAGVFGAASECKYATSTDSYVISPLFFSGGDIGKLSICGSSNDVAMRGAKPKYFNIGFILEEGLEIGVLEGILASMAKELKKTDLKILSADTKVVGRGHVDKIFVNTTAIGEVIRDVGIKQLREGDVILLSGGIGAHHGVIFCARNEISLHSSLQSDCKQLYPLLEPLFRSEIPLHTLRDATRGGIASVLNEWAQSADLDILIEEEKIPICQEVQGICEMLGLDVYALANEGACVLAVPKDFAMQALDLLRRHEDGKDASIIGEVRAKSGSIARVVLQNAWGSKRFLDYPQGELLPRIC
- the ccoS gene encoding cbb3-type cytochrome oxidase assembly protein CcoS, whose translation is MNTTLLIVMLFVSLLIGLLGFLVFLWGLKTGQFDDEKKMLQGIVLFDSTEDLNQAIKQEQKNKNGKEKNGKNL
- a CDS encoding histidine kinase yields the protein MSYFTEALELDKEDLEARIGVLLTDLAADFPNEAHGFYELYQTMLSSNPRSLREKIQQNILDGIKSFDNGLEKLSAVFFDAQKDLKAEQIDGILYKDFKEMYECKGFKETFENLLFSTKIVFTNKEDFYEFLNTLLDYGYSEFCLQYIESMRSAIFYDAYLEQILRRLAEGV
- the maf gene encoding septum formation inhibitor Maf, with the translated sequence MLLLASSSPTRKTLLEDFGVVFEQYPLAFEEEKISTITPKSFAYQACRLKLESVLKEIKELKQNAILVADSVIEVEGKLQRKAQTKEQAKAMLELQSGREITIITAQILKSKNLEVCDVSKTRLWLGDFKEKDLQKYLDSGLWNGKAGGVMVEGFHKKYILKQNGLLSTAMGLSVEKFLPFFEII
- a CDS encoding NAD(P)-binding domain-containing protein, whose amino-acid sequence is MEKIYDIAIIGAGPGGIAASIEAKVLGIENIILFEKTHEHSATIRKFYKDGKRVDKDYKGQVVDLKGSIAFGDGDKESSLGLFDALLEQYSIAPKYGTDIEKVVKKDQYFELTSTGNETFLAKFVIIAIGKMGQPNKPDYKIPPTLLKKVTYNVNSIAEGEKVLVVGGGNSAVEYATALADITDTTLNYRRKEFNRINEINAKNLKDSMSKNLKTKLGLNIEKLEEKEGRAVAFFDDGTSEAFDKIVYAIGGSTPVDFLKKCGLELDSNDLPITKDYETSVENIFAIGDILSKNGASIAIAINQGYETILKIHTKMQ